A genome region from Ralstonia solanacearum K60 includes the following:
- a CDS encoding DUF2946 family protein → MDEIVRQAMAKWPDVPDCFGWLALDRRGQWRMRNTYAQQHKLSGDPVRHAALIDFIVRNYAHDEAGRWFFQNGPQRVFVELGYAPWIVRLSSEGAAPALTTTTGAAFAPAGCFVDEHGNVLLAGRVAGQDSSETLALLHDHDLEPFSSLAHWHGEACGAALGTLPWGHRTFDIEPIRSAEVERRFGFVRHPAAPA, encoded by the coding sequence GTGGATGAGATCGTCCGCCAGGCGATGGCCAAGTGGCCCGACGTACCCGACTGCTTCGGCTGGCTGGCGCTGGATCGGCGCGGCCAATGGCGCATGCGCAACACGTACGCGCAGCAGCACAAGCTGTCCGGCGACCCGGTCCGCCATGCCGCGCTGATCGACTTCATCGTCCGCAACTACGCCCACGACGAGGCCGGCCGCTGGTTCTTCCAGAACGGCCCGCAGCGCGTGTTCGTTGAACTGGGCTACGCCCCGTGGATCGTACGGCTGTCGTCCGAGGGCGCAGCGCCGGCCCTCACCACGACCACGGGTGCCGCCTTCGCGCCGGCCGGCTGCTTTGTCGACGAGCATGGCAACGTCCTGCTCGCCGGCCGCGTCGCCGGCCAGGACAGCAGCGAGACCCTCGCCCTGCTGCACGACCACGACCTGGAGCCGTTCTCGTCGCTGGCGCACTGGCACGGCGAAGCATGCGGCGCCGCGCTCGGCACGCTGCCCTGGGGACATCGCACCTTCGACATCGAGCCGATCCGCAGTGCCGAGGTCGAGCGGCGTTTCGGCTTCGTCCGGCATCCGGCGGCGCCCGCCTGA
- a CDS encoding nuclear transport factor 2 family protein, whose protein sequence is MPRFARLFEAAEDILDAYREALRRRDADSALKLWLDEDSVSFILPDGQRLHGYEQLRGCLDALVEKQPVWIECLDQQVHSSLGVSIFEATEALRFSEDATEASLYVHTTYVLMQNHEGWRIAHVHSSQAAEERVAASIASVAHSLH, encoded by the coding sequence ATGCCACGATTTGCCCGACTGTTCGAAGCCGCCGAGGACATCCTCGACGCCTACCGCGAAGCGCTGCGGCGCCGCGATGCCGACAGCGCACTCAAGCTCTGGCTGGACGAGGACTCCGTCAGCTTCATCCTGCCCGACGGCCAGCGCCTGCACGGCTACGAGCAGTTGCGCGGCTGCCTCGACGCCCTCGTCGAGAAGCAGCCGGTGTGGATCGAATGCCTGGACCAGCAGGTCCACTCCTCGCTCGGCGTGTCGATCTTCGAAGCGACCGAGGCGCTGCGCTTTTCCGAGGACGCCACCGAAGCCAGCCTGTACGTACACACCACCTATGTGCTGATGCAGAACCATGAGGGCTGGCGCATCGCGCACGTCCACTCCAGCCAGGCGGCCGAAGAGCGCGTGGCCGCATCGATCGCCAGCGTCGCGCATTCCCTGCACTGA
- a CDS encoding zinc-finger domain-containing protein — MTTQTAPIIEIGADDLPLHCPTSKTPAWNYHPRVFLDIADTGEVRCPYCGTVYKLAPGVEVKGHH; from the coding sequence ATGACCACGCAAACCGCACCCATCATCGAAATCGGCGCAGACGACCTGCCGCTGCACTGCCCGACCAGCAAAACGCCGGCCTGGAACTACCATCCGCGCGTCTTCCTCGACATCGCCGACACCGGCGAAGTCAGGTGCCCGTACTGCGGCACCGTCTACAAGCTGGCTCCCGGCGTCGAAGTGAAGGGCCACCATTGA
- the waaF gene encoding lipopolysaccharide heptosyltransferase II: MMRKILVVAPNWIGDALMAQPLFAQIKARHPRAQIHAIAPKWVAPVLARMPEIARVLPTELAHGKLQLGSRTLFAQQLKGESFDAAYVLPNSFKSALIPWLAGIPLRIGYKGESRLGVLNVRYPNPPKRERPPMVQHYAALAFKPGAKLPETLSDPHLQVDLQRVAATSAKFGIPGNARLIAFCPGAEYGPAKRWPAEHFAELAQMLRRSFPYAHIVTLGSAKDRETADAIVGRAPFVRNLCGETSLDEAIELLARAEAAICNDSGLMHVTAALGRPQVAVFGSSDPRHTPPLSPAASIMWLHLECSPCFARECPLGHLRCLRDIGPEMVFHELRRLLQPV; this comes from the coding sequence ATGATGCGCAAGATCCTGGTCGTCGCCCCCAACTGGATCGGCGACGCGCTGATGGCGCAGCCGCTGTTCGCGCAGATCAAGGCGCGGCATCCGCGCGCGCAGATCCATGCCATCGCCCCAAAGTGGGTGGCGCCGGTGCTCGCGCGCATGCCCGAGATCGCGCGCGTGCTGCCGACCGAACTGGCGCACGGCAAGCTGCAGCTCGGCAGCCGCACGCTGTTCGCCCAGCAGCTCAAGGGCGAATCGTTCGATGCCGCCTATGTGCTGCCGAACTCGTTCAAGAGCGCGCTGATCCCGTGGCTGGCCGGCATTCCGCTGCGCATCGGCTACAAGGGCGAATCGCGGCTGGGCGTGCTCAACGTGCGCTACCCCAACCCGCCCAAGCGCGAGCGGCCGCCGATGGTGCAGCACTATGCGGCGCTGGCCTTCAAGCCCGGCGCCAAGCTGCCCGAGACCCTGTCCGATCCGCATCTGCAGGTGGACCTGCAGCGCGTGGCGGCCACCTCGGCCAAGTTCGGCATCCCCGGCAACGCGCGGCTGATCGCCTTCTGCCCCGGCGCGGAATACGGCCCCGCCAAGCGCTGGCCCGCCGAGCACTTCGCCGAGCTGGCGCAGATGCTGCGGCGCTCGTTCCCGTACGCGCACATCGTCACGCTCGGCTCGGCCAAGGATCGCGAAACGGCCGATGCCATCGTCGGGCGCGCGCCCTTCGTGCGCAACCTGTGCGGCGAAACCTCGCTGGACGAGGCCATCGAGCTGCTCGCGCGCGCCGAGGCCGCCATCTGCAACGATTCCGGCCTGATGCACGTCACGGCCGCCCTGGGGCGCCCGCAGGTGGCCGTGTTCGGCTCCAGCGATCCGCGCCATACGCCGCCGCTGTCACCCGCTGCGAGTATCATGTGGCTCCACCTCGAGTGCAGCCCGTGCTTTGCCCGCGAATGCCCACTCGGCCATCTGCGCTGCCTGCGCGACATCGGTCCCGAGATGGTGTTTCATGAATTGCGTCGGCTGCTGCAGCCGGTATAA
- a CDS encoding YheT family hydrolase, giving the protein MIRPFRPAAPADLNLGALLCGPFEPHAFRSPWWLIGGNAQTIIPARLWRFPRIAYRRERWDTPDGDFIDLDWTTHDADAHAPLVVMFHGLEGNSRSHYARLMMDALRARRWPGVVPHFRGCSGEMNRAPRMYHSGDSAEIAWILDRLYRTHCAPHGRRLLAVGISLGGNMLLRYLGERGTGVRHLSAAATVSAPLDMTAGGAALSQGFGLLYTRMFLRTLKQKAAAKLDQHPGLYDREAMLAARSFVEFDNLVTAPLHGYRDVYDYWTRASSKPVLRDVRVPALVLNARNDPFLPGHHLPGPDEVSPDVVLDQPLHGGHVGFLQRRDGRLRHMPLAGRIDWMPARLLRFFDDVLSRPPRPDTDEPPEGQGAGRG; this is encoded by the coding sequence ATGATCCGTCCGTTCCGCCCCGCCGCTCCCGCCGACCTGAACCTGGGCGCACTGCTCTGCGGCCCATTCGAGCCGCACGCGTTCCGCTCGCCCTGGTGGCTGATCGGCGGCAACGCGCAGACCATCATCCCGGCGCGGCTGTGGCGCTTTCCGCGCATCGCATACCGGCGCGAGCGCTGGGACACGCCCGACGGCGACTTCATCGATCTCGACTGGACCACGCACGACGCCGACGCCCACGCGCCGCTGGTGGTGATGTTCCACGGACTGGAAGGCAACTCGCGCAGCCACTATGCCCGGCTGATGATGGACGCGCTGCGCGCGCGCCGCTGGCCCGGCGTGGTGCCGCATTTCCGCGGCTGCTCGGGCGAAATGAACCGCGCGCCGCGCATGTACCACTCCGGCGACTCGGCCGAGATCGCGTGGATCCTCGACCGGCTCTATCGGACGCACTGCGCGCCGCACGGCCGCAGGCTGCTGGCGGTGGGCATCTCGCTGGGCGGCAACATGCTGCTGCGCTACCTGGGCGAGCGCGGTACCGGCGTGCGCCACCTGAGCGCCGCCGCCACCGTCTCCGCCCCGCTGGACATGACGGCCGGCGGCGCCGCGCTGTCTCAGGGTTTCGGCCTGCTCTACACGCGCATGTTCCTGCGCACGCTCAAGCAGAAGGCCGCAGCCAAGCTCGACCAGCATCCCGGCCTGTACGACCGCGAGGCCATGCTGGCCGCGCGCAGCTTCGTCGAATTCGACAACCTCGTCACCGCGCCGCTGCACGGCTATCGCGATGTGTACGACTACTGGACGCGTGCCTCGTCCAAACCGGTGCTGCGCGACGTGCGCGTGCCGGCGCTGGTGCTGAATGCGCGCAACGATCCGTTCCTGCCGGGACACCATCTGCCCGGCCCCGACGAGGTCTCGCCGGATGTCGTGCTCGACCAGCCGCTGCACGGCGGCCACGTCGGCTTCCTGCAGCGCCGCGACGGCCGGCTGCGCCACATGCCGCTGGCCGGCCGCATCGACTGGATGCCCGCGCGCCTGCTGCGTTTCTTCGACGATGTGCTCAGCCGCCCGCCCCGACCGGACACCGATGAACCTCCGGAAGGCCAGGGAGCCGGCCGTGGATGA